Sequence from the Deltaproteobacteria bacterium genome:
CCCCGGCCACGTTGCTCGCCGGCGCCGCGCAAGCAACGCCGGCCGCCCCCGTCTACGGAGGGCATCTTCGAGTTCGCGAGGCGAAGGCGCGCCGCATTCGCGAGGCGAAGCCGCGCCGCGCGCCGCGCGCCCGACCGCGCGGCGGCGCCGGAGTGCGCGCCCCCGCGCTCCGGCCGCGCGGCGTACGCCGCCCCCGCGCGCACGCCCGCCGCCGCTCCGGCTGCAGCGTCTGCGTGTTCGCGACCCGCTGCGGAACGTGTGCAGGGCACACCGGTAGCGTCCCGCGCGCGGCGGGAGCGCGACCGGTGTGGGGACGACGAGCGCGACACCGAGCGCCAGCTACTTGATCTCGACTTCAGCGCCCGCGTCTTTCAGCTTCTTGGCGATCTCTTCGGCCTCGGCCTTCGGCACGTCGGCCTTGACCTCCTTCGGAGCGCCATCGACGAGATCCTTGGCGTCCTTGAGGCCCAGGCCCGTGATCTCGCGCACGGCCTTGATGACCTGGATCTTTTGCGCACCCGGCGACTTGAGCACGACGGTGAATTCGGTCTTCTCCTCGGCCTGGCCCGCGTCGGCCGCCGCGGGACCGGCCGCCGCCGCCACCGCGACCGGCGCCGCCTTGACGTCCCACTTCTCCTCGAGCTTCTTGGTGAGGTCGACGAGGTCCATGACCGTCAGACCGCTGAGATAGTCGATAACCTGTTCCTGCGTGATTTCTGCCATGGTTCTGTTCCTTGTCCTGTATCCCGGGACCGTTCCTCGGGGGTGTTACGCGGATTCGAGCTGCCGCTTGCGCGCGTCCAGCAAGTACGCGAAGTTCTGCGGGGCCGCAGCCAGCAGCTTGACGAACTCGGTTGGCGCCGCGAGGAACGTCATGAGCAACGTCGCCTGCAGCTCCGGCTTGTCGGGCATCCTGGCGAGTTGGTCGACGCCCGCGACGTCGAGCACCTGGCCCTCGAAGAAGCCGCCCTTGATCTCGAAGTCTTTGACTTCCTTGGCCCACTTGACCGCCAACTTGGCCGGCGCCGACGGAGACTCGTTGGACCAGATGACCGCGGTCGGGCCGACGAGCAGCTCCGACATCGGCTCGAGATGAGAGCCTTTGATCGCGATCTTGACGAGCGTGTTCTTGAGGACGCGGTACGCGCAACCGGCCTTGCGGAAATCGGCCCGCATCTCGGTCACGGTCGGGACGTCCACCCCGCGGTAGTCGGCGAGAACGATGCTCATCACATCCGAAAACTGCTCGCGGATTTCGCCGACGACCTTTTCTTTCGTTGCTCTGTCCATGGATTGCCTCCGCAGGCGGCTTTAACCGCGATGGATGCGGACCTGCTTCTTCGACAAGGGAAAACGCAAAAACTTACCGGCTCGCCACCGTGGCGGGATCGATCTTGACTCCGGGACCGTGCGTGGTCGAAATGACGACCGACTTGACGTACGTCCCCTTCGCCGTCGACGGCTTGAGCTTGATGAGCTGATCCATCAACGCCGCGAGGTTGCCCGCCAGCTTCTCGGGGGGGAACGACGCCTTGCCGATCGGCGCGTGCACGATGCCGGCCTTCTCGACGCGGAACTCGACGCGACCGGCCTTCAGCTCGCGGACCGCCTTGGCGACGTCCATCGTGACCGTGCCGACCTTCGGGTTCGGCATCAAGCCGCGCGGACCGAGGATGCGGCCGATCCGGCCGACCAGCGCCATCATGTCGGGCGTCGCGACGACGGCGTCGAACTCGAACCAGTTCTCGTCCTTGATCTTGTTGACGTACTCCTCGCCGCCGGCGTAGTCGGCTCCGGCGTCGAGCGCCTCCTTGGCTTTGTCCGGCTTGGCGATGACCAGCACGCGCTTCGACTTGCCGGTCCCGTGCGGCATGACGACCGCGCCGCGGACCATCTGGTCCGCGTGCTTGGGGTTGACCCCGAGCCGCACGGCGACGTCGACCGACTCGTCGAACTTGTCGCTGATCTTGACCTTGGGAATGAGCGCGACGGCTTCGTCCAGCGGGTACTTCTGCCGCGGATCGTACTGCTCGAGCGCTTTTCTGTACTTCTTGCCTGCCATGGTGTCCTCGTGTGGGTCCTGGTTGCGCGGCCGTCCGGCCTACCAGGAGGAGTCACAACGAACGGCGGCCTGGCCGCCGGGAAACCGGTTGTCCGAAAGCCGCCTACTTCACGACGTCGATGCCCATGGACCGCGCCGTGCCGGCGATCGTCCGCATGGCCGCATCGAGGCTCGCCGCGTTGAGGTCCGGCATCTTGGTCTTTGCGATCTCCTCGATCTGCGCCATCGACACCTTGCCCACCTTGTGCTTGTTCGGCTCGCCGGAGCCCTTTTCGACCTTCGCGGCCTTCTTGAGCAATACCGACGCGGGCGGCGTCTTCGTGATGAAGGTAAAACTGCGGTCGGCATAGGCCGTGATCACGACGGGGATGATCACGTCGCCCTGCGACTGCGTGCGCGCGTTGAACTCCTTGCAGAACTGCATGATGTTCAACCCGTGCTGGCCAAGCGCCGGACCCACCGGCGGCGACGGGTTGGCCTTGCCGGCCGGAACCTGCAACTTAATCTGTGCGATGACCTTTTTCATGGGTTACGGCCCTGTGGTTAGGAGGCTTTTTCGACCTGGGAGAAGTCGAGTTCGACCGGCGTGCTCCGGCCGAAGATCGACACCAGCACCCGGACCTTCTGTTTGTCGGGCTTGACCTCCTCGACGGTCGCGGAGAAATTGGCGAACGGCCCGTCGATCACCCGCACCGTGTCGCCTTGTTCGAACACGACCTTCGGCTTCGGCTTGGCCTTGCCTTCGGTCATCGCGGAGTGGATGCCGACGATTTCGCGCTCGGGGACGGGCGTCGGCGACGTGCCGCCGAGGAATCCGGTGATCTTGGGCGTGCTCTTGACGAGGTGGAACGTCCGCTCGTTCAGGACCATCTGCACGAACATGTACCCCGGATAGAACTTGCGGGTGGACGTACGCTTGTGGCCCTTGACGACCTCCATCACGCTCTCGGTGGGAATCAGGATCTCCCCGAAGAACTCATCGAGTTTGTTCGACTTGATCCGCTCGAGGAGCGAGAGCTTGGCGCGATTCTCGTGCCCGGAGTACGTGTGCACCACGTACCATTTCATTTCCTGCTCGGCCATCGTTGTATCTGCTCTCGCGGCGTCCATTGCGCGGGCGCTACCCGTAGATGATCTCGGTGAGGCCGGCCCACACCATGTCGAACAGCCCGAGGATGGCCGCGGAGATGATCGTCATGATGACGACCACGATCGTGGCGGCCTTGACCTCCTGGGCGTTCGGCCACGCGACCTTCTTGAGTTCCGTGGCCACCTCGTTCGCCAGAGTGTAGACGCGCTCGTTTCGGTATAGTGATATGCCCACCGCCAGCGCGACGACGAACGCGATCGACGTGACGTAGAACTCGCTCGGGTTCGCGACGAAGTAGCCCCAGATCCAGTCGATCGTCCACTGCAGCAGCAGGAAGAACAGCATCCCGCCGAACAGGAACATCAGGTGGACCGGCTTGTTCGGTGCGTTGTCTTGCGCGTGCGCCACGGTGTGCTCGTGCTGAGGTGAAGGCCGGCAGGGGCAGAGGGACTTGAACCCCCAACCCTCCGCTTTGGAGACGGATGCTCTACCAGTTGAGCTATGCCCCTAGGAATCGAACGTCGAAGCCGAAGCGATAACGGAAGGAGAAAGCTGGAACGAAGATGCCACCCACGGGCGGAAGCGGACGTGTACACCATTC
This genomic interval carries:
- a CDS encoding 50S ribosomal protein L7/L12, with protein sequence MAEITQEQVIDYLSGLTVMDLVDLTKKLEEKWDVKAAPVAVAAAAGPAAADAGQAEEKTEFTVVLKSPGAQKIQVIKAVREITGLGLKDAKDLVDGAPKEVKADVPKAEAEEIAKKLKDAGAEVEIK
- the nusG gene encoding transcription termination/antitermination protein NusG translates to MKWYVVHTYSGHENRAKLSLLERIKSNKLDEFFGEILIPTESVMEVVKGHKRTSTRKFYPGYMFVQMVLNERTFHLVKSTPKITGFLGGTSPTPVPEREIVGIHSAMTEGKAKPKPKVVFEQGDTVRVIDGPFANFSATVEEVKPDKQKVRVLVSIFGRSTPVELDFSQVEKAS
- a CDS encoding 50S ribosomal protein L10, with protein sequence MDRATKEKVVGEIREQFSDVMSIVLADYRGVDVPTVTEMRADFRKAGCAYRVLKNTLVKIAIKGSHLEPMSELLVGPTAVIWSNESPSAPAKLAVKWAKEVKDFEIKGGFFEGQVLDVAGVDQLARMPDKPELQATLLMTFLAAPTEFVKLLAAAPQNFAYLLDARKRQLESA
- a CDS encoding 50S ribosomal protein L1 — protein: MAGKKYRKALEQYDPRQKYPLDEAVALIPKVKISDKFDESVDVAVRLGVNPKHADQMVRGAVVMPHGTGKSKRVLVIAKPDKAKEALDAGADYAGGEEYVNKIKDENWFEFDAVVATPDMMALVGRIGRILGPRGLMPNPKVGTVTMDVAKAVRELKAGRVEFRVEKAGIVHAPIGKASFPPEKLAGNLAALMDQLIKLKPSTAKGTYVKSVVISTTHGPGVKIDPATVASR
- the secE gene encoding preprotein translocase subunit SecE, producing MAHAQDNAPNKPVHLMFLFGGMLFFLLLQWTIDWIWGYFVANPSEFYVTSIAFVVALAVGISLYRNERVYTLANEVATELKKVAWPNAQEVKAATIVVVIMTIISAAILGLFDMVWAGLTEIIYG
- the rplK gene encoding 50S ribosomal protein L11, whose product is MKKVIAQIKLQVPAGKANPSPPVGPALGQHGLNIMQFCKEFNARTQSQGDVIIPVVITAYADRSFTFITKTPPASVLLKKAAKVEKGSGEPNKHKVGKVSMAQIEEIAKTKMPDLNAASLDAAMRTIAGTARSMGIDVVK